The proteins below come from a single Candidatus Neomarinimicrobiota bacterium genomic window:
- a CDS encoding aminotransferase class I/II-fold pyridoxal phosphate-dependent enzyme produces MKYSVFTLEEWFDRYEFKVDHLLGSSSCAGMTVDELFDLTGEAIDFGKTKLTSAPVGGLPELQETVATWYKSTSPGEVFVTCSSTEAIFLLVESLVGAGDSVVAMFPMYPALYQLAGDLGAEVRKWRLRHENQFQPDLAELEDLVDESTKLIVINNPQNPTGYIMSDEELQSVIAIAGEVGAKVWVDEVFRGITVDGKPATGSVRDLDQSAISTGSMSKSFGLSGLRVGWIAAPEDILESLWHINYYTTVCAATIDQQIAALAHRHRDKVLARNQAIVDENFGVLKEWMAQKNGVFDWVKPEGGPITFPKFIPDIHTDEFCLRLAEEYSVLVPPGNYTFDAEGFIRIGYGMRRFAEAMEKVSRALDEYLDQ; encoded by the coding sequence ATGAAGTACTCAGTCTTTACCCTCGAAGAATGGTTCGACCGCTACGAATTCAAGGTGGATCATCTGCTTGGATCCAGCAGCTGCGCCGGAATGACAGTGGATGAGCTGTTTGATCTCACAGGTGAGGCAATCGATTTCGGTAAAACTAAACTGACCTCGGCGCCTGTGGGCGGTCTGCCGGAACTTCAGGAAACCGTCGCTACGTGGTACAAGAGCACCTCGCCCGGAGAAGTGTTCGTCACCTGTTCCAGTACAGAGGCGATCTTTCTTCTGGTGGAATCCCTCGTGGGAGCGGGAGACTCTGTCGTAGCCATGTTTCCCATGTATCCTGCGCTCTATCAGCTCGCCGGCGATCTCGGCGCGGAAGTGCGGAAATGGCGACTGCGTCACGAGAATCAATTCCAGCCGGACCTTGCCGAGTTGGAGGATCTCGTTGACGAATCGACGAAACTGATCGTTATCAACAATCCTCAGAATCCCACGGGATATATTATGTCAGACGAAGAACTTCAGAGTGTCATAGCCATTGCGGGAGAGGTAGGGGCCAAGGTGTGGGTGGATGAAGTGTTCCGCGGAATCACGGTAGATGGCAAGCCGGCCACAGGCTCCGTACGGGACTTAGATCAGTCGGCGATCTCTACTGGCAGTATGTCGAAGTCGTTCGGCTTGAGCGGCCTGAGAGTGGGATGGATTGCGGCGCCCGAGGACATTCTCGAATCACTGTGGCATATCAACTATTATACTACCGTCTGTGCCGCCACCATAGATCAGCAGATAGCGGCTTTGGCTCACAGACACAGGGATAAAGTGCTTGCCAGGAATCAAGCTATCGTGGATGAGAATTTTGGTGTGCTCAAGGAGTGGATGGCTCAGAAGAACGGTGTCTTCGACTGGGTCAAACCCGAAGGTGGTCCAATCACTTTTCCCAAGTTTATCCCCGACATCCACACTGATGAGTTCTGTCTCCGATTGGCCGAGGAATACTCCGTTCTTGTACCGCCGGGAAACTATACGTTTGATGCGGAAGGATTTATTCGGATCGGGTACGGCATGCGTCGCTTCGCTGAGGCGATGGAGAAGGTCTCGCGGGCGCTAGATGAGTATCTCGATCAGTAG
- a CDS encoding dUTP diphosphatase: MKIKLRPFSADVAGFYRDHGHFHDGDAGLDLYVPESMTFSARETAPIHLKVACEMEGQRPYFLIPRSSISKTPLRMANSIGLIDGGYRGELIAFCDNISEEVYTVKAGQRLFQLVAMDGSPLELEIVDELSETSRGEGGFGSTGS; this comes from the coding sequence ATGAAGATTAAGCTTAGGCCTTTTTCGGCCGATGTAGCGGGATTCTATCGTGACCACGGTCACTTTCACGATGGTGATGCGGGCCTCGATCTCTATGTGCCTGAATCAATGACCTTCTCGGCACGTGAGACTGCCCCGATCCACCTGAAGGTAGCGTGCGAAATGGAAGGGCAGAGACCGTACTTTCTCATACCTCGCTCCAGTATCTCCAAGACTCCGCTAAGGATGGCCAATTCCATCGGACTGATTGATGGTGGTTACAGAGGTGAGCTCATCGCATTCTGTGATAATATCAGCGAGGAGGTGTACACCGTAAAGGCGGGTCAGCGCCTCTTTCAGCTGGTGGCCATGGATGGATCTCCCCTTGAGCTGGAAATCGTAGATGAGCTCAGCGAAACGTCTCGCGGTGAGGGTGGCTTCGGCAGCACCGGTTCATGA
- a CDS encoding amino acid permease, producing MADTSKRVVRTFDATSMVAGNIIGSGIFLLSGYAAAPVTDSSWLIFAWIGGGVMAMLGALSIAELSTTFPNIGGDFLYLNNVYGRYPAFLYGWMSLVIFETGSIAILAVFGGKYLLEFFPQSGLSEPFLASLLVIGFSLLHCLRITVGARFQSILTVIKIGGLFILTFLLFKSGSGSVESGAANLVDASPVRGFSRALIPIFFAYTGWNVAGYIAGEIHNPRKTLPRALIGGTLITMIIYIVVEIGFLKSIGLDAMRGEEMVPVIALKTVGAEGWSTFLTLLIFISVVSSLSITIQTAGARVIQAMGEHGVFFRFTAKRHPRFQTPVNALILQAAWCIVLMYVLDIESLVDSTTVVMILFSSVSISTLFKVRGRSVADGNSESYKTPLFPLVPVAYIICALFVSWGVIRFHLDRGSLLPAWGFAFLVVGSIVYWIWNQLGGGSSENED from the coding sequence ATGGCTGACACTTCCAAGCGTGTCGTAAGAACATTCGATGCCACCAGCATGGTGGCAGGGAATATCATCGGCTCCGGGATTTTCCTGCTTTCCGGGTACGCCGCTGCTCCAGTCACAGATAGTTCCTGGCTCATCTTTGCTTGGATCGGAGGCGGCGTAATGGCCATGCTCGGTGCGCTGTCTATAGCTGAACTCTCCACTACTTTCCCCAATATAGGAGGCGACTTCCTCTACCTGAATAATGTCTACGGGCGCTATCCTGCTTTTCTCTACGGCTGGATGAGTCTTGTCATCTTCGAAACCGGTTCAATCGCCATCCTCGCCGTTTTCGGAGGCAAGTATCTCCTCGAATTTTTTCCGCAGAGCGGATTGTCAGAACCGTTTCTGGCCTCACTTCTCGTTATCGGTTTCTCTCTCCTTCACTGTCTTCGGATTACGGTGGGAGCGCGATTTCAATCAATCCTCACGGTGATTAAGATCGGCGGGCTGTTCATATTGACGTTTCTCCTCTTCAAGAGTGGATCAGGCTCTGTTGAGAGCGGTGCAGCAAATCTGGTAGATGCCAGTCCCGTGCGCGGTTTTTCGAGGGCTCTGATTCCAATCTTTTTCGCATATACAGGATGGAACGTGGCGGGATACATCGCAGGTGAAATACACAATCCGAGAAAAACTCTCCCACGTGCTCTTATCGGCGGTACCCTGATTACCATGATCATCTACATTGTGGTGGAGATCGGTTTTCTGAAGAGTATCGGTCTCGACGCCATGCGCGGAGAAGAGATGGTACCTGTCATCGCACTCAAGACAGTAGGAGCAGAAGGGTGGAGCACTTTCCTCACTCTCCTGATCTTTATATCGGTGGTTAGCTCGCTTTCAATCACCATTCAGACTGCCGGAGCGAGAGTAATTCAAGCTATGGGCGAACACGGTGTTTTCTTTAGATTTACAGCCAAACGCCATCCCCGTTTCCAGACGCCGGTGAATGCACTCATTCTTCAGGCGGCGTGGTGTATTGTCCTCATGTATGTGCTGGATATTGAAAGCCTTGTTGATTCAACAACCGTGGTAATGATTCTATTCTCTTCCGTATCTATCTCCACCTTGTTCAAAGTGCGTGGAAGAAGTGTGGCGGACGGTAACAGTGAAAGCTATAAAACACCGTTGTTTCCTCTTGTTCCCGTTGCCTACATTATCTGTGCGCTCTTTGTGTCATGGGGCGTTATTCGATTTCATCTGGACAGAGGGAGCTTACTGCCGGCGTGGGGGTTTGCGTTTCTTGTTGTGGGATCTATCGTCTACTGGATCTGGAATCAGCTGGGTGGAGGATCATCTGAAAATGAAGATTAA
- a CDS encoding YifB family Mg chelatase-like AAA ATPase, with protein MHARVLSSAILGIDAYEVEIEANLTPTPIPKFITVGLPEGAVKESKERVIAAIKNSGFRFPNKKVVVNLAPADIRKEGSAFDLPIAIGILAALGEIQPTYLQKLWLLGELSLDGSLRSVRGALPIAISAAQTGVKGLIVPEENSREAAVAEGVRVAGAKTLLDVVNVLNGDSELRSTNVDIDELFRDSRHYPVDFEEVKGQEHVKRAVEVAAAGGHNVILIGPPGSGKTMLAKRLPTILPHLTLGEALETTKIHSVAGLLPGDAGIIAIRPFRSPHHTISDAGLIGGGTIPKPGEVSLAHHGVLFLDELAEFKKNVLEVMRQPMENGEVTIARAAVSVNYPANFQLVAATNPCPCGYATDPNNECTCTPLLIQKYMGRISGPLMDRIDLHVEVPAVPFADLSEKPPGEKSESIRERVEAARQVQLERFNSIEGKYCNAHMETKDIRKFCDISEEGKSLLKSAMDKLGLSARAYDRILKVGRTIADLEGRVKIEPQHLGEAIQYRSLDRQLWL; from the coding sequence ATGCACGCTCGTGTACTCAGCAGCGCCATCCTTGGGATAGACGCCTACGAAGTTGAGATTGAAGCGAATCTGACGCCGACCCCCATCCCCAAGTTCATCACCGTCGGCCTGCCGGAAGGGGCGGTTAAGGAGAGTAAGGAGAGGGTCATAGCGGCAATTAAGAATTCGGGCTTCCGTTTTCCCAACAAAAAGGTGGTTGTTAATCTGGCACCGGCCGACATTCGTAAGGAAGGGAGTGCCTTTGACCTCCCGATCGCTATCGGCATTCTGGCGGCGCTGGGTGAAATTCAACCGACATATCTCCAAAAGCTATGGCTTCTCGGTGAACTGTCACTGGACGGCTCGCTACGATCTGTTCGGGGAGCCCTACCAATTGCCATTTCGGCAGCTCAAACAGGTGTAAAAGGACTCATTGTGCCCGAGGAAAATTCGCGCGAAGCGGCGGTAGCTGAAGGTGTCAGGGTAGCCGGCGCCAAAACATTATTGGATGTGGTAAATGTACTGAACGGAGATTCGGAGCTCCGGTCGACTAATGTAGACATAGATGAGTTGTTCCGTGACAGCCGCCACTATCCTGTAGATTTCGAGGAGGTGAAAGGGCAGGAGCATGTCAAGCGAGCCGTGGAAGTGGCGGCGGCTGGCGGACACAACGTCATCCTCATCGGACCGCCAGGATCGGGTAAGACGATGCTGGCTAAACGTCTGCCGACGATCTTACCTCATCTGACTCTGGGTGAAGCGCTTGAAACGACCAAGATTCACTCGGTGGCCGGACTTCTGCCGGGCGACGCCGGCATTATCGCTATCCGTCCATTTCGTTCGCCTCACCACACCATCAGCGATGCTGGTCTCATCGGCGGTGGAACAATACCGAAGCCCGGTGAAGTGAGTCTGGCGCATCACGGTGTGCTATTCCTCGATGAGCTGGCGGAATTCAAGAAGAATGTGCTCGAAGTAATGCGCCAGCCCATGGAGAACGGCGAGGTGACCATCGCAAGAGCCGCCGTTTCAGTGAACTATCCCGCCAACTTCCAGCTTGTGGCGGCGACGAATCCCTGCCCCTGCGGCTACGCCACTGATCCCAATAATGAATGCACATGCACACCGCTGCTGATCCAGAAATATATGGGAAGGATTTCAGGCCCCCTCATGGATAGAATTGATCTCCATGTGGAAGTGCCGGCTGTACCTTTTGCCGATCTTTCAGAGAAACCGCCCGGTGAAAAGTCTGAGTCCATCCGGGAGCGGGTGGAGGCGGCGCGCCAAGTTCAACTGGAGCGATTCAATTCCATCGAAGGGAAGTACTGCAATGCGCATATGGAGACGAAAGATATCCGCAAATTCTGTGATATCAGCGAGGAAGGGAAGAGTCTGCTGAAATCGGCCATGGATAAACTGGGGCTCTCGGCGCGCGCCTACGACCGAATCCTTAAAGTGGGGCGGACCATCGCCGACCTGGAGGGCCGAGTTAAGATCGAACCCCAACATCTGGGAGAGGCAATCCAGTATCGTAGCCTGGACAGGCAGTTGTGGTTGTAG
- a CDS encoding mechanosensitive ion channel family protein: MNLDTQSMTAYLIPIVTILGFTVAGWIFKTYIHKQLKRIAARTKWRGDDVVLSAVESSSIQWFFLGGVYFALDGIPLSPELLGSAQTVILILIILSITLSVARAGVGLLELFAASTDALPSAAMFTNLVRIFIITIGLLIVFQTLGISITPLLTALGVGGLAVSLALKDTLSDVFAGLHILLSKKVVPGDLVELDSGHRGTVDNISWRNTTLKDRKNNLVVIPNAKLSAAIMKNFDAPIKELVVRLGCGVSYDSDLGHVERVTLEVARDVMQNVEGGIPESDPNMIFMNFGESSIDFRVSLTAKDYSGQWAVTHEFIKRLHKRFGEEGINIPFPIRTVYQQNE, translated from the coding sequence ATGAACCTCGACACGCAGTCCATGACGGCATATCTCATCCCCATCGTCACCATCTTAGGTTTTACTGTGGCGGGGTGGATTTTTAAGACGTATATCCACAAGCAGTTGAAGAGAATCGCGGCACGGACGAAATGGCGCGGCGATGATGTCGTCCTCTCCGCTGTGGAGTCAAGTTCGATACAGTGGTTCTTTCTGGGCGGAGTCTATTTTGCCCTCGATGGGATTCCCCTGAGTCCCGAGTTGCTGGGATCGGCGCAGACCGTTATACTTATCCTCATCATCCTCTCCATTACGCTTTCCGTGGCAAGAGCCGGCGTTGGACTGCTCGAGCTGTTTGCAGCGAGCACTGATGCTTTGCCTTCTGCGGCCATGTTCACAAACCTCGTTAGGATCTTCATCATTACTATCGGACTCTTGATTGTCTTTCAGACATTGGGAATCTCCATCACACCCCTGCTCACCGCTCTGGGCGTCGGCGGTCTTGCAGTCTCGCTGGCTCTCAAGGATACCCTTTCTGACGTCTTTGCCGGCCTCCATATACTCCTGTCCAAAAAGGTAGTACCGGGGGATCTAGTGGAACTGGACAGCGGGCACCGTGGCACGGTTGACAATATTTCGTGGCGTAACACAACTCTCAAGGATCGAAAGAACAATCTTGTTGTGATTCCTAATGCCAAACTGTCGGCGGCGATCATGAAGAATTTTGACGCGCCCATTAAGGAGTTAGTCGTAAGGTTAGGGTGCGGCGTCAGCTACGATAGCGACCTTGGTCACGTGGAAAGAGTAACGCTGGAAGTGGCAAGAGATGTCATGCAAAATGTGGAAGGTGGTATCCCTGAATCTGATCCCAACATGATCTTTATGAACTTCGGCGAGTCAAGCATAGATTTCCGCGTTTCCCTTACTGCAAAGGACTATTCCGGCCAGTGGGCTGTGACGCACGAATTCATCAAGCGCCTACATAAGCGGTTTGGCGAAGAGGGGATCAACATCCCGTTCCCCATTCGAACCGTCTACCAGCAGAACGAGTAG
- a CDS encoding SMP-30/gluconolactonase/LRE family protein: MSISISRAMWEDLGNLSSENRFISDSEKKIALSLAVNCLLGVSLSIFLFIIGCAEMPDIEPVAFTPEPAPKSQGALEQNNRLTEVELLAEGLLIGPEDVALDEEGLVYTSEEDGAIRRILHDGSVEEFVQTGGRPLGLAFDLQGNLVACDPGLGLISVSPTGKIDTLVALSRELPLHFPNDLDIAPDGRIYFSDVTSGIFVHDTFHDILVHRPFGRLLRYDPSVGVMDVVGENLYYANGVTVGGGGRFVLVTELGAYRVTRFWLKGERSGERDVFADNLPGYPDGIMADGKGNFWLAIVSPRNRTVDEVYHPRVWIKKLLMRLPDWLRPGAEAYGFVLKLNHNGEIVESLHDPSGKTFSNVSNVIEKEGKLYLASLYGNAIGVYHLP, encoded by the coding sequence ATGAGTATCTCGATCAGTAGGGCGATGTGGGAAGACCTTGGAAACCTGTCATCTGAGAATAGATTTATAAGCGACTCGGAGAAGAAGATCGCACTTTCTCTCGCAGTTAATTGTCTGCTTGGAGTATCACTGTCAATCTTCCTTTTCATCATCGGTTGCGCGGAAATGCCAGACATCGAGCCTGTAGCTTTCACGCCCGAACCGGCGCCCAAATCCCAAGGTGCACTGGAACAGAATAATCGGCTAACTGAAGTGGAACTCCTGGCCGAAGGTTTGCTCATAGGACCTGAAGATGTAGCGCTAGATGAAGAAGGACTCGTCTATACGTCGGAAGAAGACGGTGCTATCAGAAGGATACTTCATGACGGATCCGTGGAAGAATTTGTGCAGACGGGCGGAAGGCCGCTGGGACTTGCCTTTGATCTCCAAGGAAATCTTGTTGCCTGTGATCCCGGCTTGGGTCTCATCTCTGTATCTCCCACCGGCAAGATAGATACCCTAGTCGCTCTCTCCCGGGAACTGCCACTCCACTTCCCCAATGATCTGGATATCGCTCCCGATGGAAGGATCTACTTTTCAGACGTCACCTCGGGAATCTTCGTGCACGATACCTTTCATGATATTCTCGTTCATCGTCCCTTCGGCCGGTTGCTGAGGTACGATCCATCGGTGGGAGTTATGGATGTAGTGGGCGAAAATCTATACTATGCAAACGGTGTCACAGTTGGCGGGGGAGGCCGTTTCGTACTCGTAACGGAGCTAGGCGCTTATCGTGTCACCCGCTTCTGGCTCAAGGGCGAGAGGTCAGGGGAACGGGACGTTTTCGCAGATAATCTCCCGGGCTATCCTGACGGCATCATGGCTGATGGCAAAGGCAACTTCTGGCTGGCAATCGTCTCTCCTCGCAACCGGACAGTGGATGAGGTGTACCACCCCAGAGTGTGGATCAAGAAGCTCCTCATGCGCCTGCCGGACTGGCTCCGTCCCGGCGCCGAAGCCTACGGTTTCGTGCTCAAACTGAATCACAACGGCGAAATCGTCGAGAGTCTCCACGATCCATCGGGCAAAACTTTCTCAAATGTGTCTAACGTTATCGAGAAGGAAGGCAAACTGTACCTCGCCAGTCTCTACGGAAATGCCATTGGAGTGTATCACTTACCTTGA